The sequence below is a genomic window from Anaerocolumna chitinilytica.
TCAGCTCTTTTTTTATCTCCTGCACCCATGTAATGGGAGATGTTCACGGAACCTCCCATACCGATACCGGTACCGATATCAAGAATCAGGGCTGCTAAAGGCCAAGCAACATTAATACTGCCAAGTCCCACATCACCTACTGTTCGTCCTACAAAAAAACCATCCACGCTGACATATATTCCCGTAACCAAAAAGGTTATCATAGAGGGCAGAATGTATTTCCAAAATTGCTTTTTCATCTGATACCTCCGGATTGTTTCTCGGATTTCTCAAGTGCTTCTTTTAAATTATGATAAAATGCAAAATTACCGTTCATCATGCCTTCCCTCTCTGCAGAACTCATCTGAAGAAAAGCTTCCTGTTCAAAATTAAGTAACTCCGTTAAAAGACTGGCAGCATATTGACCGCCTGCTTTTGTAAGCAGGATATTCTTGCTTCGTTTATCCTTTGCGGAGGTTTCTCGTACCAAATATCCCTTCTCTTCAAAAGAATCAAGAATCGTATTTATGGTCTGCTTTGGGAAAAGCAGTTTCTCACAAAGAAAACTTAAAGTACAATGTCCCGGATTTTCATAAATTAAGTACAATGTAAACAGAGAATTAATTGTAAGGTCGTGATGTTTGGCCCAATTCTCATAGATTGAATTGATACCCCAATAAACATCATAGTAATTTTTGATGTTCTGGAGGATATCATTATTAAGCATAGAATTACCTCCTTCTATATAGTCCGTAAACGGACTAATATGATTTTAACACATATTTTTATATTTTGCTATCTGTTTTCATACTTTTATCTTTATTCAGAAATACCTTCTAATACGAAGAATCAGAGACTTGATTTGATGTCAAAAACGTGCTAATCTGGTTATAATAACCAGATATGATGATATTGATATTACAGCATATATAATCACTTGAGAAATAGATGGAGATTGGATTATACAAGAATACATAATCATTTCTGCACAAGTTTGTGTTTGTAGCTTTGACACAAACAATAGAGGTATAGAGAAAGGTATGGAAGACAGATGGAAAAGATAGCTTTAATTACAGATTCTGCATGTGATATTGACGAAGAAACCCTTAAAAAATATAAAGTTCATGTTCTGCCCTTTAAGATTATATATAAAGAACGTGAATATACAGATGGGATAGATATCACTCCACAGGAAGTTTATATTAATATGAAAACGGAAATTCCAACATCTTCACAACCGGCAATGGAAGATATTGAAAAGCTGTATCAAAAGCTCCAAGAGGAGAATTATACCCATGTAATTTCGATTAATATTTCCAGCGGTATATCGGGGACGGTAAATGGGGTTGCACTTATCAGCAGCCAATATCCAGAAATAAGAACATTTCTTTATGATACAAAATCAACCTCTGCCATTCAGGGGATTCTGGTAAAGCAATGCGGGGAATTAATTGAGAAAGGGATTGAATTTGAAGAAATAGTCAAAGCAATTCCGGAAATGAAAAAGAAAGTGCATATGTATTTTGTATTCGGCACCCTGGAATATGCCATAAAAGGCGGCCGAATCGGTAAAATCTCCGGTACAATCGGAGATATTCTTAATATCAAGCCTATTGTAAGCTTTGATGATGAATTCGGACAATGTTATACCTGTGAGAAAATCAGAGGAAGGGTAAAGTCCATTAACCGCTTGATAGAAATGGGTGAGAAGTATACCGCTAAAAATAAATGTGATGCATATGTCATTCATGGAAATGTGGAAGAGGATGCCGTAAAAATATGCAGCAGACTTCGTATGAACCCAGGTATTAGAAATGTGTATTTAATCGGGCAAATTAGTGCTATTGTAGGGGTATATTGCGGCCCGGGTACAGTTGGCGTTTGTTATGCGGAAGTATAAGACAAGCCATATTAAAGAATATTAATGTAATAGAAAGATAAAAATTTAGAGATAGAAAATGTCTATACTTTCCTGTATGTTTGAAGGATTGTTGCAAAATAGCTAATTTACTCTTTTGAAAGGATTGGGGGTGTATAATAATACACTCCCAATCTTGTTTTAGAGTTTATTATGGCTATTTTGCTGCTGCCCCTTTATATTACTTTGCCTCTACCCTGATCCAGGTCTCACACCAGCAATTGTCGCCGCTTCCATAATATAACTCCAGCTCAAAGCCGTCTACTTTGTCATAGCTGGCAGTTGGGAGCCAGTCTGTATACACGCGGCTGGTGAGTTTTTGTATGACGTTGCTGGTTTCTTCAATTTTGTGTTTTTCACTTTTGAATATTGCCCAGGTCGCAGACGGTACCTCAATAGTCTTAAAACCGGAGGTATCACTTTTGTCCGTTTGGAAGGCAAAAATCATGTAGGGAAACTGATTGCTGTCTAATACTTCATAATCGCAGATAGAATTAATCAAACACAAATCCCTTGTCTCCTCGTCCTGTAGATGAGTTGATTGTCTCAGCTTTTCATATTGTCCGTTGGAAATCACTTCTTGCCAAAATAAAGGTATAGTTTGCAGATTTTCACCATTTTCAGAAGTAAAGACCCCTTCAATACCGTACACAGGAAAAGCTTCCTTTTTCTCAATTCTGTAATCCATAGGTATAGCTCCTTTTAATGTTAGTAGAAAAGAGATACGTGGATAAGCTCTTAACATAACGCCTTTACGACGTGCTAAGGAAGGAGTTGTGCCATGAAGGGAATTAAAAGCTCTGGTAAAAGCTTCCGGTGAGTCATAGCCGTATTTTAGAGCCAGATCAATTACTTTTATATTGCTGTTTTGGAGCTCAAAAGCCGCCAGTGTTAATCGTCTGCGCCTAATGTACTCAGATAAGGGAATCTCTGCAATAATTGAAAAGACTCTTTGCAGATTAACCAAGGAATAGCAGGCAATCGATGCAAGCTTATCCATATCGATTTCGTTACCCAGGTTCTCCTCAATATAGTCCAGAACTTTATTCATTCGTTCAAGCCATGTCATATTAACCTCCATGTTATGCACTTTTGCGTACATTGCTGATAAATGCTGCCTTCGCTTTACAACTCTCTCTTTTCTCTATACATAATGTAACATTGTATAAAAGAAAATGCCGTGCAGTCACTGTTCATTTATTGCAAGCCTCTTATGAGGATTCGATTTTAGTTGTTTTTTCTTCTATAATTAATTTTAATACAATTATAATTCCTATTGATAAAAAATAATAGAATGAGTTAAAATTATAGATGATTAACCCTAATAATGGTACAGATGGAAATCTATAAGCGGTTATTAGAAATCGGTGTAGGTGAACCTTATCACATCAGTGACTTTAGTTCCGATTTTTACAGCTATGTGGCAGCGAAGGAGAAGCGAGGAATTGAATTAAGCATAAATCACATCAGGTCGGAATGGGAATAATCAAATGAAAGGGGAAAGAAAGGGAACTATGAGCAGAAAACAAGAATGTACATTGGAGATTATGGAAGTCAGCACCGGAAACAGGACAGTATTAGGTCAGTTTGACCGTGTTATTGAGGCACCTAATTGGACCAGAGATGGTAAGGCCTTAATATATAACAGTGAAGGGCTCCTATATCGTTTTGAACTGGAGACACGTACTAGCAGCTGTATTGATACTGATTTTGCGAATCAGTGTAATAATGACCATGTGCTGTCAGCAGATGGTAGAATGCTTGCAATCAGCCATTTTGAGAAAGAAACAGCCGTATCTAAAATATATATTCTGCCAATTGAGGGTGGGATACCAAGATGTATTACTCCTAAGGGACCGAGTTACTTGCATGGCTGGTCACCTGATAAGAAAGAACTGGCTTATTGCGCAGAAAGAGAAGGTATATATGATGTCTATACTATATCTGCTGATGGCGGCAGTGAAAAAAGACTGACCTATACAGCCGGACTGGATGACGGGCCGGAATACGACCCCAAAGGAGAAAGAATCTGGTTTAATTCTTCACGTTCCGGCCTTATGCAGATTTGGTCGATGAACAGGGATGGCAGTGATCAGCGTCAAATAACAAATATTGAGATGAACTGCTGGTTTCCTCATGTGTCTCCGGAAGGGGATAGAGTTGTATATCTAACATACCGGCTAGATGAATTAAAACCGGAGGAACATTTACCGGATAAACATGTTCAGCTTCGGATTATGGATATAGACGGTAAGAATGACATGATGTTAGCAGAATTCATGGGTGGTCAGGGTACAATCAATGTGAATTCCTGGTCCCCGGACGGTAAGTATATAGCATATGTGGTTTATTAAACAAGTTGTTAATCACATACTAATCCTATAAGAACAAGGCTAGCCTTAATAAAGGGCTGGCCTTTGTTTTTATAATGGAATAGAGTACGAAGTAACGTGGCAGAAAAAGATACAAAAAGAATAGAAGCTTATAAAAATAGATAGAAACAAATAGCAACAAAAATAAACAAAATATATAAAACACCAATTTAATATTGACAAATATTATAGATTAAGCTAATATTGAGCTACCGATGAGCTGGAAGGTGAACATAAAAATTCATCATATGGAGGAAATCATGGCAAAAGATATATTCTATACAATTTATCAGGTTGCTGATTTACTGGGAATGCATCATAAAACAATAAGAAATTTTATTGCAGAGGGAAAGCTGGGGGCTACAAAAGTCGGAAAACAGTGGAGAATTTCAGACAGTGACTTATCTGCATTTATGGAGAAAGATAATAAAAAATCAGAAGGTAAGATAGAAGGGGAAACGTCATTAGAGTTTATGACAAATACAATGTCAACAGATATTACTAAAAGAAAGATAACGGTATCCTCTGTAATTGATATCAATGACATTAGTAAAAGCGAATATATGAGGCTTTCCAATACGCTTATTGCTTCCATGAACAGCAGAGATACGAAATTCCAGGACTCTACGCTCCATGTAAAATACTACGAAAGTGAGAGGCAACTAAAGATACTCCTTTGGGGGCCGGTAAAATTTATAGAAAGCATGATGGAATTGGTTACAATGTTGCTGGAGTCTGATTAGGTTTAAATACAGAAAGGAGAATATGACGGTATTTCAAAGTAAATACGCATAAATGAAAAAGATGAATATTAAAACGTTAGAAAGAAACAATACTTTAATTGCGATTATACAAAGTGAGGAAGTTATTATAACAGATGCTCAATCCGCATTGGATTTCATAATGTCTATCAATTATGAAACCGGCAGCAGACATATTGTTATAAATAAATCTGGGATTTCGGAGGAGTTCTTTCGGCTGAGCACCGGAATTGCTGGTGAAATCTTGC
It includes:
- a CDS encoding DegV family protein: MEKIALITDSACDIDEETLKKYKVHVLPFKIIYKEREYTDGIDITPQEVYINMKTEIPTSSQPAMEDIEKLYQKLQEENYTHVISINISSGISGTVNGVALISSQYPEIRTFLYDTKSTSAIQGILVKQCGELIEKGIEFEEIVKAIPEMKKKVHMYFVFGTLEYAIKGGRIGKISGTIGDILNIKPIVSFDDEFGQCYTCEKIRGRVKSINRLIEMGEKYTAKNKCDAYVIHGNVEEDAVKICSRLRMNPGIRNVYLIGQISAIVGVYCGPGTVGVCYAEV
- a CDS encoding AraC family transcriptional regulator; this encodes MTWLERMNKVLDYIEENLGNEIDMDKLASIACYSLVNLQRVFSIIAEIPLSEYIRRRRLTLAAFELQNSNIKVIDLALKYGYDSPEAFTRAFNSLHGTTPSLARRKGVMLRAYPRISFLLTLKGAIPMDYRIEKKEAFPVYGIEGVFTSENGENLQTIPLFWQEVISNGQYEKLRQSTHLQDEETRDLCLINSICDYEVLDSNQFPYMIFAFQTDKSDTSGFKTIEVPSATWAIFKSEKHKIEETSNVIQKLTSRVYTDWLPTASYDKVDGFELELYYGSGDNCWCETWIRVEAK
- a CDS encoding helix-turn-helix domain-containing protein — protein: MAKDIFYTIYQVADLLGMHHKTIRNFIAEGKLGATKVGKQWRISDSDLSAFMEKDNKKSEGKIEGETSLEFMTNTMSTDITKRKITVSSVIDINDISKSEYMRLSNTLIASMNSRDTKFQDSTLHVKYYESERQLKILLWGPVKFIESMMELVTMLLESD
- a CDS encoding TolB family protein, whose product is MKGERKGTMSRKQECTLEIMEVSTGNRTVLGQFDRVIEAPNWTRDGKALIYNSEGLLYRFELETRTSSCIDTDFANQCNNDHVLSADGRMLAISHFEKETAVSKIYILPIEGGIPRCITPKGPSYLHGWSPDKKELAYCAEREGIYDVYTISADGGSEKRLTYTAGLDDGPEYDPKGERIWFNSSRSGLMQIWSMNRDGSDQRQITNIEMNCWFPHVSPEGDRVVYLTYRLDELKPEEHLPDKHVQLRIMDIDGKNDMMLAEFMGGQGTINVNSWSPDGKYIAYVVY
- a CDS encoding DUF4180 domain-containing protein, which encodes MNIKTLERNNTLIAIIQSEEVIITDAQSALDFIMSINYETGSRHIVINKSGISEEFFRLSTGIAGEILQKFINYHMKVAIIGDFSHYTSKPLKDLIYESNHGKDTFFVSTEDEAVEKLASI
- a CDS encoding MarR family winged helix-turn-helix transcriptional regulator, with product MLNNDILQNIKNYYDVYWGINSIYENWAKHHDLTINSLFTLYLIYENPGHCTLSFLCEKLLFPKQTINTILDSFEEKGYLVRETSAKDKRSKNILLTKAGGQYAASLLTELLNFEQEAFLQMSSAEREGMMNGNFAFYHNLKEALEKSEKQSGGIR